From a single Adhaeribacter swui genomic region:
- a CDS encoding cold-shock protein, with protein sequence MKTGKVKFFNESKGFGFIVSDETNQDIFVHQSGLVHEIRENDRVSFEVTEGKKGLNAVNVERI encoded by the coding sequence ATGAAAACAGGTAAAGTAAAATTTTTTAATGAATCTAAAGGATTCGGTTTCATTGTTTCAGACGAAACTAACCAAGACATCTTCGTTCATCAGAGCGGTCTGGTACATGAGATTCGTGAAAACGACCGGGTATCTTTTGAAGTAACCGAAGGTAAAAAAGGTTTGAATGCAGTTAATGTAGAGAGAATCTAA
- a CDS encoding endonuclease/exonuclease/phosphatase family protein encodes MKITLEAFGFLLILFSLLPLIKTHYWWIRILDFPRAQVAFFSAITLGLYIYISPFTLFYEVVFAVMLGIALLNEIIHIYRFTPLSKIEALRSKIKAPANSFSIMVSNVRMSNKKYDKFLKVVRENDPDILLINEPNQRWANAIADLDQVYPYSIKKPQENTYGMMLYSKFKLVTHNIQFIVEDDIPSFYAVIQLPSGKKIDLFTVHPRPPHYDKNTDTREAELLQVAQLARQTPLATIVAGDLNDVAWSYTTHLFRKISGLLDPRIGRGFFNTYNALIPFFRYSLDHIFYDPAFRLIRIKRLPKFGSDHFPMFLRLNYEPLEAEEQEVPAPEPEEEQEAQEMIDNVIEPEKEKTADMKNLDTMLNIE; translated from the coding sequence ATGAAAATAACTCTCGAAGCGTTCGGCTTTTTGTTAATTTTATTTTCACTTCTGCCGCTTATTAAAACCCACTACTGGTGGATCCGCATTTTAGATTTTCCCCGGGCGCAGGTTGCCTTTTTTTCAGCTATCACCTTAGGGCTTTATATTTATATCAGCCCCTTTACTTTATTTTACGAAGTGGTATTTGCCGTTATGTTGGGCATTGCCTTGCTAAACGAAATAATTCATATCTACCGTTTTACGCCTTTAAGTAAGATCGAAGCGCTACGTAGTAAAATAAAAGCGCCGGCCAATTCTTTCAGTATTATGGTGTCTAATGTGCGGATGTCGAATAAGAAATATGATAAATTTTTAAAAGTTGTCCGCGAAAACGATCCGGATATTTTACTGATTAACGAGCCTAACCAAAGGTGGGCTAATGCCATTGCCGACTTAGACCAGGTTTATCCGTATTCGATTAAGAAGCCGCAGGAAAATACCTACGGCATGATGCTGTACAGTAAATTTAAGCTGGTAACGCATAATATTCAGTTTATTGTAGAAGACGATATTCCGTCTTTTTACGCCGTAATTCAATTGCCCAGCGGCAAAAAAATTGATTTGTTTACGGTCCATCCCCGGCCGCCGCATTATGATAAAAACACCGATACCCGCGAAGCCGAATTGCTGCAGGTTGCCCAGTTGGCCCGGCAAACTCCCCTGGCTACCATTGTAGCCGGCGATTTAAATGATGTGGCCTGGTCGTATACTACGCATTTGTTTCGTAAAATAAGCGGCTTATTAGACCCCCGCATCGGGCGCGGGTTCTTTAATACCTATAATGCCTTAATTCCATTTTTCCGGTATTCCCTCGACCATATTTTTTACGATCCGGCGTTCCGGCTGATTCGCATAAAACGATTACCTAAGTTTGGCTCCGATCATTTTCCGATGTTTTTACGATTAAACTACGAACCCTTAGAGGCCGAAGAGCAAGAAGTACCTGCGCCAGAACCCGAAGAAGAACAAGAAGCCCAGGAAATGATTGATAACGTAATAGAGCCGGAGAAAGAAAAAACGGCTGATATGAAAAACCTGGATACCATGCTAAACATAGAGTAG
- a CDS encoding gliding motility lipoprotein GldH has protein sequence MQWRKYLYLLLFIAVLTGCDKNRVFEENQDIPNNSWQIRNVPQFSFVIEDPATTYNIYFNVRNAIFYEFYNLYMRAELIGPNGKPLDVKLHEMYLMDKTTGKPLGDGAGDIFDHQFLAIKNFKFPQAGTYKVRLKQYMRRDPLPGIMAVGVRVEKVNP, from the coding sequence ATGCAGTGGCGTAAATATTTATACCTATTGCTTTTTATCGCAGTTTTAACCGGCTGCGATAAAAACCGGGTATTCGAAGAAAATCAGGATATCCCAAATAATAGCTGGCAGATTAGAAATGTGCCGCAGTTTTCGTTTGTTATCGAGGATCCGGCTACTACCTATAATATTTACTTTAATGTGCGTAATGCCATTTTCTATGAGTTTTACAACCTGTACATGCGCGCCGAACTTATTGGCCCCAATGGCAAACCCTTAGACGTAAAGCTCCACGAAATGTACCTGATGGATAAAACCACGGGTAAGCCCTTAGGCGATGGTGCCGGCGATATTTTCGATCATCAGTTCTTAGCTATTAAAAATTTTAAATTTCCGCAGGCGGGTACTTACAAAGTGCGTTTAAAACAATACATGCGCCGCGATCCTTTACCGGGTATTATGGCTGTTGGCGTGCGCGTAGAAAAAGTAAATCCGTAA
- a CDS encoding PSP1 domain-containing protein, with product MFDWLSDMDLPTSFEEFDIVEVRFKGGRKDFYRNVNSLPLITGDAVVVDVPNGHHIGYVSLKGELVRLQMLKKKVDNNEEIRSIYRIATEKDLEKLQAVQDLESNTMYRARTIIQECKLKMKLSDVEYQADRSKATFYYSAEDRVDFRDLIKKLADEFKIRVEMRQISLRHEAGRLGGIGSCGRELCCSTWLTDFKSVSTTAARYQNLSLNPSKLSGQCGRLKCCLNYELETYMDALKDIPNVTRPLLIQRGEAILQKTDIFKRLMWFGFRDDNNWYPVSVERVKEILDLNAQGKPAETLVPIVENPKKEISLVAQLEGNLERLDEKFTKPKKKKKKKKNPENKENKGDQAAVSQHAKTPEVVNDAAIPGQGQRPKNKFKNKKNKPRPVTAEAGNNAVLAGAAPNNRPERERVKHENNAEGQPRNRDKRPHHRPKGPRPDKPASV from the coding sequence GTGTTCGATTGGCTGAGCGATATGGATTTACCAACGTCGTTCGAAGAATTTGATATAGTTGAAGTACGCTTTAAAGGTGGCCGTAAAGATTTTTACCGGAATGTAAATAGTTTGCCCTTAATTACCGGCGATGCAGTAGTAGTGGATGTACCTAATGGGCACCATATCGGTTATGTGTCGTTGAAAGGAGAGCTGGTACGGTTGCAGATGCTCAAAAAGAAGGTAGATAATAACGAAGAAATTCGCAGCATTTACCGGATAGCCACCGAGAAAGATTTAGAAAAATTGCAGGCGGTACAGGATTTGGAGTCCAACACCATGTACCGGGCTCGGACCATTATACAAGAGTGTAAGCTTAAAATGAAATTATCGGATGTAGAATACCAAGCCGATCGTTCAAAAGCTACTTTTTACTACTCCGCCGAAGACCGGGTTGATTTCCGGGATTTAATTAAAAAACTGGCCGACGAATTTAAAATTCGGGTAGAGATGCGGCAAATTAGCTTGCGCCACGAAGCCGGTCGTTTAGGCGGTATTGGTTCGTGCGGCCGGGAGTTATGCTGCTCTACCTGGCTCACCGATTTTAAAAGCGTATCTACTACGGCGGCGCGGTACCAAAACCTGTCGTTAAACCCCAGTAAATTATCGGGGCAGTGTGGCCGTTTAAAGTGCTGTTTAAATTATGAGCTGGAAACCTACATGGATGCTTTAAAGGACATTCCGAATGTAACCCGGCCTTTGTTAATCCAGCGCGGCGAAGCCATTCTGCAGAAAACCGATATTTTTAAAAGATTAATGTGGTTTGGGTTCCGCGACGATAATAACTGGTACCCGGTAAGTGTAGAACGGGTAAAAGAAATTCTGGATTTAAATGCCCAGGGTAAGCCCGCCGAAACTTTGGTACCCATCGTGGAAAATCCGAAGAAAGAAATTAGCCTGGTAGCGCAGCTAGAAGGTAATCTGGAGCGCTTAGACGAGAAGTTTACCAAGCCGAAGAAAAAGAAAAAGAAGAAAAAAAATCCGGAAAACAAAGAAAATAAAGGCGATCAAGCTGCAGTAAGCCAGCACGCCAAAACGCCGGAAGTAGTAAACGATGCCGCCATTCCGGGGCAAGGACAACGGCCAAAGAATAAATTTAAAAATAAGAAAAATAAGCCGCGCCCGGTAACCGCCGAAGCCGGTAATAACGCCGTATTAGCAGGCGCGGCACCTAATAACCGGCCCGAACGCGAACGGGTAAAACACGAAAATAATGCCGAAGGTCAGCCCCGGAACCGGGATAAGCGGCCGCATCATAGACCCAAAGGCCCTCGGCCAGATAAACCCGCTTCCGTGTAA
- a CDS encoding zinc-dependent alcohol dehydrogenase, producing MKALVFHKINDVRVDTVDDPKIEDSRDAIIRVTSTAICGSDLHILDGFVPQMNNMVLGHEFMGIVEEVGSGVGNLKKGDRVVVPFPIACGSCFFCTHKWPTQCENSNKNYGPDGGLMTEKGAALFGYTDLYGGIQGGQAEYVRVPYADFGPRIVPDGLTDEQVLFLTDIFPTGWAAADWGRIKGGETVAIFGAGPVGIMAAKSAWIMGAGRVVNIDVQQYRLDMAKKAANSETILWESEDQVVELIRSMTEGRGADVCIDAVGMEADRSLLEKAKAVINFEKGTTKVLETCMRAVRRAGVVSVVGVYGAPYDNFPIGRWFDKGITLMGTQAPVQIYIDHLMNLVQTGQVTLNDIITHTLPLSEAPHGYDIFKKKEDNCVKVVLKP from the coding sequence ATGAAAGCGCTTGTATTCCACAAAATTAACGATGTTCGGGTAGATACCGTGGACGATCCAAAGATTGAAGATAGCCGTGATGCGATTATTCGGGTTACTTCTACAGCGATTTGCGGTTCCGATTTGCATATTCTCGATGGCTTTGTACCGCAGATGAACAACATGGTGTTGGGCCATGAGTTTATGGGAATTGTGGAAGAAGTAGGCTCGGGTGTGGGAAATTTAAAAAAAGGCGACCGAGTGGTAGTTCCTTTTCCAATAGCCTGCGGTAGTTGCTTTTTCTGCACGCACAAATGGCCTACGCAATGCGAGAACTCCAATAAAAATTACGGCCCGGACGGCGGTTTAATGACCGAGAAAGGGGCGGCTTTGTTTGGCTACACCGATCTATATGGCGGCATTCAAGGGGGCCAAGCCGAGTACGTGCGGGTTCCTTACGCTGATTTTGGTCCCCGGATTGTACCCGACGGACTCACCGATGAACAAGTGCTGTTTTTAACGGATATTTTCCCGACGGGCTGGGCCGCCGCGGACTGGGGCCGGATTAAAGGCGGCGAAACTGTAGCCATATTCGGGGCTGGTCCGGTCGGGATTATGGCGGCTAAATCGGCTTGGATTATGGGCGCGGGCCGGGTAGTGAACATAGATGTGCAGCAATACCGCCTGGATATGGCCAAAAAAGCTGCCAACTCCGAAACTATACTTTGGGAAAGCGAAGACCAGGTAGTAGAACTTATCCGTAGCATGACCGAAGGCCGCGGTGCAGACGTGTGCATTGATGCGGTAGGGATGGAAGCCGACCGCAGTTTGCTGGAAAAAGCAAAAGCCGTGATTAATTTTGAAAAAGGAACTACCAAAGTGCTGGAAACCTGCATGCGCGCCGTTCGCCGGGCCGGTGTGGTAAGTGTAGTAGGCGTTTACGGCGCTCCGTATGATAATTTCCCGATAGGCCGCTGGTTCGATAAAGGCATTACCCTGATGGGTACACAGGCTCCCGTGCAAATATACATCGACCACTTAATGAATCTGGTGCAAACCGGCCAGGTAACCCTCAACGACATTATTACTCATACTTTACCGTTATCGGAAGCGCCCCATGGCTACGATATTTTTAAGAAAAAAGAAGATAACTGCGTGAAAGTAGTACTAAAGCCGTAG
- a CDS encoding UDP-2,3-diacylglucosamine diphosphatase — protein sequence MIPPIKQLLPGKKIYFASDFHLGVPDAASSLIREKKIVRWLDQIKADAEIIILVGDIFDFWFEYKHAIPRGFIRLQGKLAELTDNGIAVYFFTGNHDMWMFDYFTKELNIPIIRKPISTQFGAKTFFIGHGDGLGPKDYTYKVLKRIFANKVCQWLFARIHPNLGIGIANSWSRRSRISNTVKDEEFKGEREWLITYCRDMEKHTHHDYYVFGHRHLPLDVQINDRARYVNLGEWVNFYSYAVFDGQQLTLEYFEK from the coding sequence ATGATACCCCCCATTAAGCAATTACTGCCCGGTAAAAAAATTTATTTTGCTTCTGATTTTCATTTAGGCGTCCCCGATGCTGCCAGTAGCTTAATCCGCGAGAAAAAAATTGTTCGCTGGCTCGATCAAATTAAAGCCGACGCCGAGATTATAATACTGGTTGGCGATATTTTTGATTTTTGGTTCGAATACAAACACGCTATTCCGCGGGGGTTTATTCGTTTGCAAGGCAAATTAGCTGAGCTTACCGATAACGGTATTGCGGTATACTTCTTCACGGGTAACCATGATATGTGGATGTTTGATTACTTTACCAAAGAGTTAAACATACCTATTATCCGAAAACCTATTTCTACGCAGTTTGGCGCTAAAACTTTCTTCATTGGTCACGGCGATGGCCTTGGCCCTAAGGATTATACGTATAAGGTTTTAAAGCGCATTTTTGCCAATAAGGTATGCCAGTGGTTATTTGCCCGCATTCATCCTAATCTGGGCATTGGCATTGCTAATTCCTGGTCCAGGCGCAGCCGCATCAGCAATACCGTAAAAGACGAAGAATTTAAAGGCGAGCGGGAATGGTTGATTACCTATTGCCGCGACATGGAAAAACATACGCACCACGATTATTACGTATTTGGTCACCGGCATTTGCCGCTTGATGTTCAAATAAATGATCGGGCACGTTACGTAAACCTGGGCGAATGGGTAAACTTTTATTCCTATGCTGTATTTGATGGCCAGCAGCTTACACTCGAATATTTTGAAAAATAG
- a CDS encoding LutC/YkgG family protein — MYEARSKDIVLRKVREALAKSAPVVPPTPDFTSDLHPPLDDDLSVTFATNFLKNSGVFIYCESEEDFYDQLFAYKQEKSIENLYVWEQEWQLKLHAAGINFLDDESNFIKQGDAGLTTCEALITRTGSVFVTGTSESGRRLSIFPEKHLIVAYMSQLVPDIKDGLQLIKKKYGNKIPSMISLVSGPSRTADIEKTLVMGAHGPREMVLFLIDDTPH; from the coding sequence ATGTACGAAGCTCGGTCTAAGGATATTGTTTTACGGAAAGTACGCGAGGCGCTGGCTAAGTCAGCGCCCGTAGTACCTCCTACGCCAGATTTTACCTCGGATTTACATCCGCCGCTCGATGATGATTTGTCGGTTACGTTTGCCACTAATTTTTTAAAAAATAGTGGTGTTTTTATCTACTGCGAGTCAGAAGAAGATTTTTACGACCAGCTATTTGCTTACAAACAAGAAAAAAGCATCGAGAACTTGTATGTGTGGGAACAAGAATGGCAGCTTAAATTACATGCGGCCGGCATAAATTTCCTGGATGACGAAAGCAATTTTATTAAGCAGGGCGACGCTGGTTTAACTACTTGCGAAGCTTTGATTACCCGCACGGGCAGTGTTTTTGTAACGGGTACCTCCGAAAGCGGCCGTAGGTTAAGTATTTTCCCCGAAAAACATTTAATTGTGGCTTATATGTCGCAGTTGGTTCCGGATATTAAAGACGGACTGCAACTCATTAAAAAGAAGTACGGCAACAAAATTCCTTCCATGATTTCGTTGGTTAGCGGCCCCAGCCGGACCGCCGATATTGAAAAAACACTTGTAATGGGCGCTCACGGACCGCGCGAAATGGTTCTGTTTCTGATTGATGATACCCCCCATTAA
- the ftsH gene encoding ATP-dependent zinc metalloprotease FtsH, which translates to MADKNSNKKKKINLPNNPPRPTMQMWVLAALVFLIFGIAYFNRSNSTIPINQQRFEEMMLSRDVKSLVMVNGRTVEVSLKEEALQNDKYKSELTGRGVLAMEQGPQYHLPIISPEVFKEDFDKIQENVPKEERIGFEIENRTGFTDMFVNWGFIIILLFGFWFLMRRVTNGAGGGQIFNIGKSRAALFDAENKVKVTFKDVAGLEEAKEEIQEIVEFLKNPAKFTILGGKIPKGALLVGPPGTGKTLLAKAVAGEADVPFFSLSGSDFVEMFVGVGAARVRDLFKQAKAKAPCIIFIDEIDAIGRSRSRGQVPGGNDERENTLNSLLVEMDGFGTDSGVIILAATNRPDTLDSALLRPGRFDRQISIDKPDIVGRTEIFRVHLTPLALAEDVDPKKLAAQTPGFAGAEIANVCNEAALIAARRDKKKVDLQDFNDAIDRVIGGLEKKNKIISPEEKKIVAYHEAGHAIAGWFLEHCDPLVKVSIVPRGIAALGYAQYLPKEQFLYTTEQLIDEMCMALGGRAAEELIFGKISTGALSDLERITKMAYSIVTMYGMNEKIGNVSFYDSKQSDYSFNKPYSDATAQTIDDEVRRIIQDAYTRTKELLTSKMNELEVVAQELLAKEILFQSDLERLVGKRPFAGLTTLQAHMSGTDRSQTLSEVEQQIGGHVHDNGNQNGQSTENKNTVASDNSSEEKKQEPEREGAAPGQSYSFDS; encoded by the coding sequence ATGGCTGACAAGAATTCTAATAAGAAAAAGAAAATAAATTTACCCAACAACCCTCCTCGTCCAACAATGCAGATGTGGGTTTTGGCGGCGCTCGTATTCCTGATTTTTGGAATTGCGTATTTTAACCGGAGCAACTCCACCATTCCGATTAACCAGCAACGTTTTGAAGAAATGATGCTGAGCCGGGATGTGAAAAGCCTGGTGATGGTGAATGGCCGTACAGTAGAAGTATCGCTGAAAGAAGAAGCCTTACAAAACGATAAATATAAATCGGAGCTTACCGGCCGGGGCGTACTGGCCATGGAGCAAGGTCCGCAATACCATTTGCCCATTATTTCGCCGGAAGTTTTTAAAGAAGATTTTGATAAGATTCAGGAAAACGTACCGAAAGAAGAACGTATAGGTTTTGAAATTGAAAACCGTACTGGTTTCACAGATATGTTCGTGAACTGGGGCTTTATTATTATTCTGCTTTTTGGTTTTTGGTTTTTAATGCGCCGCGTTACCAATGGCGCTGGTGGTGGCCAGATCTTCAATATTGGTAAATCCCGGGCTGCTTTGTTTGATGCGGAGAATAAGGTTAAAGTTACTTTTAAAGATGTAGCCGGCCTGGAAGAAGCCAAAGAAGAAATTCAGGAAATTGTAGAATTTTTAAAAAATCCGGCCAAATTCACCATATTGGGCGGTAAAATTCCGAAAGGAGCTTTGCTGGTTGGTCCTCCGGGTACCGGTAAAACCTTGTTAGCGAAAGCGGTTGCCGGCGAAGCCGATGTGCCATTCTTCTCTTTATCGGGCTCTGACTTTGTAGAGATGTTTGTGGGGGTAGGTGCCGCCCGGGTGCGCGACTTATTTAAACAAGCGAAAGCCAAAGCTCCGTGTATTATTTTTATCGATGAGATTGATGCCATTGGTCGTTCGCGGAGCCGCGGACAAGTACCGGGTGGTAACGACGAGCGGGAAAATACGCTAAACTCGTTGCTGGTAGAAATGGATGGTTTTGGTACTGATTCCGGAGTTATTATTCTGGCCGCAACCAACCGCCCTGATACTTTAGACTCCGCTCTGTTACGTCCCGGCCGTTTCGACCGTCAGATTAGCATTGACAAACCTGATATCGTGGGCCGTACCGAAATTTTCCGGGTACACTTAACACCGTTGGCTTTGGCCGAAGACGTAGATCCGAAGAAATTAGCCGCTCAAACGCCTGGCTTTGCCGGAGCTGAGATTGCCAACGTATGTAACGAAGCTGCTTTAATTGCTGCCCGCCGCGACAAGAAAAAAGTAGACTTGCAGGATTTTAATGACGCTATTGACCGGGTAATTGGTGGTTTAGAGAAAAAGAATAAAATTATATCGCCGGAAGAAAAGAAGATTGTGGCTTACCACGAAGCCGGTCACGCGATTGCGGGCTGGTTCCTGGAACACTGCGACCCGTTAGTAAAAGTAAGTATTGTGCCGCGCGGTATTGCCGCTTTAGGTTACGCTCAATATTTACCGAAAGAGCAGTTCTTGTACACTACCGAACAATTAATTGATGAAATGTGCATGGCTTTAGGAGGCCGGGCCGCGGAAGAATTAATTTTTGGTAAAATATCTACCGGTGCGTTAAGCGATTTAGAGCGGATTACCAAAATGGCTTACAGCATCGTTACCATGTACGGCATGAACGAAAAAATTGGTAATGTGTCGTTCTACGACTCCAAGCAATCAGATTATTCTTTTAACAAACCTTATTCTGATGCTACGGCGCAAACCATTGACGATGAAGTACGCCGTATTATTCAGGATGCTTATACCCGCACCAAAGAATTATTAACCAGCAAGATGAACGAGTTGGAAGTGGTAGCCCAGGAGTTGTTGGCAAAAGAAATTCTTTTTCAGAGCGACTTAGAACGGTTGGTGGGTAAACGTCCGTTTGCCGGTTTAACTACGCTGCAAGCGCACATGTCGGGTACCGACCGGAGCCAGACTTTAAGCGAAGTAGAGCAGCAAATTGGCGGCCATGTACACGATAATGGCAACCAGAACGGCCAATCTACCGAAAATAAAAACACTGTTGCCTCGGATAACAGTTCCGAAGAAAAAAAGCAGGAACCGGAACGTGAAGGCGCTGCCCCCGGACAATCTTATTCTTTCGATAGTTAA
- the rsfS gene encoding ribosome silencing factor: MIKKRIKEESDILTEVVLKGMQEKKASDIVVIDLKSMKNAVSDYFVICSANSDTQLDAIARSVEEEVSKAIQQHPWQSEGRTNKEWILLDYVDVVVHIFLKEKREFYALEELWGDAPIRHVETETAKVV, from the coding sequence ATGATAAAAAAGAGAATTAAGGAAGAGTCAGACATATTGACAGAAGTAGTTTTAAAAGGCATGCAGGAAAAGAAAGCTTCTGACATAGTAGTGATTGACCTTAAATCGATGAAAAACGCTGTTTCGGATTATTTTGTAATTTGTTCGGCAAATTCAGATACGCAATTAGACGCCATCGCGCGTTCTGTAGAAGAAGAAGTTTCTAAAGCTATTCAGCAGCATCCGTGGCAAAGCGAAGGCCGCACAAATAAAGAATGGATTTTGCTGGATTACGTAGACGTAGTAGTGCATATTTTCCTGAAAGAAAAACGGGAATTTTACGCCTTGGAAGAACTTTGGGGCGATGCTCCCATCCGTCACGTTGAAACAGAAACAGCAAAAGTAGTTTAA
- a CDS encoding biotin--[acetyl-CoA-carboxylase] ligase, which produces MPQYSPKTLFIGKQLVYLPACPSTNTIASELLVKNKATEGCVVVTDHQTAGQGQRGNTWEADPDKNITLSVILKPVFLSTSQQFYLTMCVSLAVLDTAQSIIPEIIKIKWPNDIVAGDKKLAGILIQNTVSGSFLQHSVVGIGLNVNQKIFHYPRATSLAKLTNKEFNRAIVTEKLLENLEKRYLELRSGQLEKLKFLYLQTLYRYQSIHFFEINGEKTAGQIMGIDANGRLALQIKHELRYFNFKEIIYLY; this is translated from the coding sequence TTGCCCCAATATTCACCAAAAACGCTGTTTATAGGTAAACAACTCGTTTATTTACCAGCCTGCCCTTCGACTAATACCATTGCTTCTGAACTATTAGTCAAAAATAAAGCCACCGAAGGTTGTGTCGTAGTTACCGATCATCAAACCGCCGGCCAAGGACAGCGTGGCAACACTTGGGAAGCCGACCCCGACAAAAATATCACTTTATCTGTAATATTAAAGCCCGTTTTTTTAAGTACGTCGCAACAATTTTACTTAACCATGTGCGTATCGTTAGCCGTGCTGGATACTGCACAAAGCATAATACCCGAAATAATTAAAATAAAATGGCCGAACGATATTGTTGCGGGAGATAAAAAATTAGCGGGTATTTTAATTCAAAATACAGTTAGCGGGTCTTTTTTACAACATTCCGTGGTCGGAATTGGTTTAAACGTTAACCAGAAAATATTCCATTATCCGCGGGCCACTTCTTTAGCTAAACTTACTAATAAGGAATTTAACCGGGCTATAGTAACCGAAAAATTATTAGAGAATCTCGAAAAAAGATATTTAGAACTGCGCAGTGGCCAACTAGAAAAACTTAAATTTTTATACTTACAAACGCTGTACCGCTACCAAAGCATTCATTTTTTTGAAATTAACGGCGAGAAAACTGCCGGCCAGATAATGGGAATTGATGCAAACGGCCGGTTAGCGCTGCAAATAAAACACGAACTTCGTTATTTTAATTTTAAAGAGATTATTTACCTCTATTAA
- a CDS encoding T9SS type A sorting domain-containing protein — MNTFTKIGIVILMVGSCLAGHASKRAFDDVPKNGHSAANIAIWKSNTTETATAAIYDSWSHFGLTNFTSYLLKPFASKKFVHYTATTAANTQLLGVGPVQNGISPDNGKPKMLPTLSAFPNPSKGRFTISLTQTAGDIYKIKISNTIGKVIQTITLGDHTNVADISIDLSDKPAGVYFYSLLINDKMVETKRLILQQ, encoded by the coding sequence ATGAATACATTTACGAAAATAGGAATCGTAATTTTAATGGTGGGGTCTTGCCTGGCAGGCCACGCTAGTAAAAGAGCGTTCGACGATGTTCCGAAGAATGGGCATTCTGCCGCCAACATTGCCATCTGGAAGTCAAATACTACCGAAACGGCCACGGCAGCAATTTATGATAGCTGGTCACATTTTGGGTTAACCAATTTTACTTCTTATTTGCTGAAGCCATTCGCGAGTAAAAAGTTTGTGCACTATACCGCTACTACCGCCGCAAACACCCAGTTGCTGGGAGTAGGTCCGGTACAAAATGGCATTAGTCCGGATAATGGAAAGCCTAAAATGTTGCCTACACTCAGCGCGTTCCCGAATCCATCGAAAGGCCGGTTTACTATTTCGCTGACTCAAACCGCGGGGGATATTTACAAAATTAAAATTTCGAATACCATTGGCAAAGTAATCCAAACCATTACCCTGGGTGACCACACCAATGTCGCCGATATATCCATTGATTTGTCAGATAAACCGGCGGGCGTTTATTTTTACAGTTTGTTAATTAACGACAAAATGGTAGAAACAAAACGTTTAATTCTGCAACAATAA